TACGCTCCCATCCTACAACCTCTAATGTTTTCATAGGAAAACCACTTTCTGGAACCAGCTTGTTTTCCAAACCTTTTTGACCACCTAAATAAAGAATTTTACAATAGGGGTTCTTTTTTAATAAAGCCTGCCCGATTGCTATTGCCGGGTAAATATGTCCTCCAGTGCCACCACCAGTTAAAATTACACGCACTTATAGCCACCTCATTTGGGTAAAATTAGATCATAGGTGAGAAGAATAACGCGAAATATTTAATAAAATCCCCACCCCACACATGAAAAAAAAGAGCGAAGATCCACCATAACTAATAAAAGGTAAACCGATCCCCGTAGTAGGCAATAAACCTGTAACTACACCCATATTTAAAAAAGCTTGTAAGACAATTAAAGTAGTTATTCCCACTGCCAAGAAACTGCCAAAAACATCCTGGCTGGTTAAAGCAGTACGATAACCCCGCCAGGCAAAAATACAAAAAAGCAGTACTACCAAAAAAGCACCAATAAAACCGAGTTCTTCCCCTAAAATGGCAAAAATAAAGTCAGTATTTTGTTCAGGCAAATAAGCTAGCTTTTGCCGACTATTTCCTAAGCCCATACCAAAAATACCACCTGAACCCAAAGCATAAAAAGAATTAATCAATTGATATCCTTCTTTGGAAGCATGTGCCCAAGGATCCAAATAACCCGTAATTCGCTCTAATCTAGTAGGATCGACGGCAATTAATGCACAAATAGCCCCCAAACCCAAAACCCCCAAGACACAAAAATGCCGTATTCGCAAACCAGCGGCTAACAGCATGATCCCCATTGTGCCGGCAATAACTAAAGTAGTGCCCAAATCCGGTTCCAACATAATCAAGCCACCGACTAAGCCTAGTAAGAGTAAATAGGGTCCCACACCAGTAAAAAAATATTTTAACTGAGCACTTTTTTTGGCAAATTCCTTAGCCAAAAAAAGCACCATACTT
The window above is part of the Clostridia bacterium genome. Proteins encoded here:
- the ftsW gene encoding putative lipid II flippase FtsW; the encoded protein is MRFKKGEPDLWIFFTTMFLLAMGIVMVFSASYYDTLEKDPYYYLRKQLTWAGLGFLAMIILMNLDYFRLKPYLNFLFVVALLLLIVVLFFEPDKGARRWIKLGFINIQPTEIMKLSMVLFLAKEFAKKSAQLKYFFTGVGPYLLLLGLVGGLIMLEPDLGTTLVIAGTMGIMLLAAGLRIRHFCVLGVLGLGAICALIAVDPTRLERITGYLDPWAHASKEGYQLINSFYALGSGGIFGMGLGNSRQKLAYLPEQNTDFIFAILGEELGFIGAFLVVLLFCIFAWRGYRTALTSQDVFGSFLAVGITTLIVLQAFLNMGVVTGLLPTTGIGLPFISYGGSSLFFFMCGVGILLNISRYSSHL